Within Telopea speciosissima isolate NSW1024214 ecotype Mountain lineage chromosome 8, Tspe_v1, whole genome shotgun sequence, the genomic segment TCGCTTTGGATATTGGATTAGTCCATGGAACTTTACAGAGGTGAAAATCTATCAAAAACATGTGCACCATAAATTTGAAATCTAATTTAGTCACTTGAGTAAGAACTGTTGGGGgggccaaggtagtgaattccctaaTTACAATTGGATACATCAAGgttcagctttaagcccttactTATCATGGATAATTTAACCAAAGATATTCAAGACGAGGTTCCTTGATTTATGTTACttgctaatgatattgttttggtggatgagacaaaagcaaggattaacgccaagttggagttatggagatcaaccttggaatcaaaaggttttaagataagtagaatgaagatggagtatatgttGTGTAACTCTGGTTACACTAGGGTGGATAATAACCtgatgaaaattgatgagaggaagattccgcaaagtgattattttaagtgtttgggctcaatcataaatacaGAAGGTGTTATAGAGGTGATGCTTCATAaggaattaaaataggatggatgaagtggagaggtgtgtccggagtgttgtgtgatcggcgtattcctttaaaacttaaaggaaatttttatacgaccggctatgatgtatggtgcggaatgttgagcagttaagaagcatcatataaataaactcagtgtagtggagatgaggatgttgcgATGGGTGAGTAGCAAAActatgaaggataaagtaaggaatgattatcttagagctgatttgggagtagctccaatacatgataagctacgagaaagtcgtttaggtagcatggtcatgttcaacggaggcctttagatgctccatACAGAGGAGTAatttagcttaggccttgtatcaagtatgacctcgaataaagctgattggaggacaagtacccatgtagccgaccctatttagttgggataagactgagttgttgttgttgttgtacttgTGAATATGGAGGTTTTATATAGTAAAGCTAATAGTGTCACTACATACAATGATTTGCTTTGAAagtaaaaatattaaatttctttttgCCACTAACGTTGACAAGAGTTACTATTGAGGTCCTTCCAGAGTTAACTATTCAGGAGTTATATATTTGTTCAACTCGTGTCATTAATAGGAGGTTTTGGTTTTCTAGGGTCAGCAGCTATATTTCAAATTCATATTTGTTAACTTGCGTCATTAATAGGAGGTTTTGGTTTTCTAGAGTCAGCAATATTTCAAGTTCAACACACTAATAGAATCCCGTCCAGTGAAGATTAAGTAAAGAGGAAATCAGCCTTTCTTGTAATTGAACTGGCTTAAATATTTGAACGTATAAACATTTAGCTGAATCCATAGTCTGTACCTACCTAAATCCCttctccccccctcctctctctcacttccttctttttcttaggttttttttttttttttttggggggggggatgcaAATAAGGTTATTTTTCAGAGTCACAACATTCCGCTTTCTTAGTCTTCTTATTCCTAACCCCCCCTTATGGACTCCTATATCAACCATCCTTATTTCTAGCACAATCTACAGATCAAGCTTTTGTTTGGTAAAACGGAAGATCTAAAAGGAACTAGAAATGGTAAAAGCCCTCTGCCTACGTATCAAGTCTGATCCTTTCATGATACCCATCTCAGTTAGCTAAATATAGGAACTATACCCCAGTACACATTTTGATGCCTAAGCGATTGCAGTGGTAAATTTGCAGCACATAGCAACTCAGGCAAGTCATGAGGGAGCACCATAacaatattaaaaagaaaaaaaaccagaattAAACTAGCGTGAGGCACCAATGgcaagaaacaaaagagaaaaaggtaaAATGTTTCTATCAAATATGTTACTCAGCTTTTTCAACAGCCAAAATCATGGATGTCTTGGAAGACTCGACCATGTCTGATGGCTGATAGCCTGATGAAATCCCTGGGACCTTCTGGGAGAAAAGGAAAGTTCTATTCCTTtcttattttccctttctttttacCATTTGATGGAGAAGGGAGAAATGACATTAAAATATATTATGTCCAGAGTTAAACGCAGACATTGTTCGCATTCATgaaagagggaaaaaggaaagaaaataatgaaaagaaGCCCTTGTTGGCTCAGATACACCATTCACACCTAGCAAGTGGTAAGCATtctatctctcctccccccTCTCCCTACACCTTTCCAATTCTTACGCTCAATTCAATTTAGCGTCTCTGCAATATAAGCTTCCTCAGCAATCAACAAAATGGGAGAAGTTTTTGAAGGAATGTCTCGAGTGGACAATAAAAATGcattggaaaaaataaatatgtaagaacaaagaagaaatatAGTAATATAGTAAGGGGGAAAGAAACCAGTCACACCAAAAGGAAGTGAGGACTAATGTGGATCGGAAAGAGGAAGTATTCAAGCAAAGGTGACACTTGACCACTTCATCATCTATGTGCAGCATTTAGTTTAGGTGTGACAGGAGATGATAAACTATGTCATGCAATTAACTTCAAAGGAAAAACAATATGATTATGTATAACAAACtttttggttctctttcttggtAAAAGCAATATTTCTATTGAAATTTACTTgaattcttctttctcttttaaaatttcCTCAGTCACATCCTCCTAAAACAAGGAGACCTAGGACAATATAGCTTAGCTTTATATTATTACCTCTATAGATATTTCTGTCTAGTTTGTTTGCACAGCAAAACTAATGTTAATTGAATGTCCTCTAAGCCTTGCCTCCTCAGCAAACTACTTGTTTGAATACCAAGAACAGAACACAGGTCaatacataaaaataatgaataaataCCATTAACAGAATGTAAGAAGAAACCTAATAAAACCATAAGCTCCACCAAACATACCACTCCTACACCTCAAAAAGTATAATGCAAATAGCAATATCAACAGTAACAGATGTAACAATAACAACAGTGTTCGAACGAAGACATGCCCTCGAATGTTACATTTAGAAGAGCACCAAAACAATTGTAATATGGAACCACAAATTCAGTCTCAATCAATACATGAACTATTTTGAAACAAAGATAGGATAACTAGAAAAATGCCATAAGTTCCAAAACTGAGATATactcaattttatttttattttttttcaatctacGATGATTCCTGGGTTCCTGAACAAAAAACTCATGAATGAactaaaattttcattcaaatatTTGACTAATTCACTTAattaaagaggggggggggggaacaacaTATACATGAAGCCAAAAACCGTAATAGCAGTTGAGTTAGTTACCGATGCGCGTGAAGAAGAGAGGCGGGGCCGAGATAGGATTCAGGGTTCCACCAATAACTGGGACAGGACGTACTGCAACAAGCGCACAATATACATTCATACATCCCATCAAGCTTCGCCCGATCCTTCTTGCTCTGCGGAATCTCCTTCCCTGGCACAGGCGGCGAGTTTTTCCTCTTCAGCCAGGGCTCGATGCTCTTATACTGATTGTAGAAATTAGTCATGTCGACGACGAGATCCTTGATAACGAACATGTGCGGCAGCGGGGTGACGGTGCTGGTAGAATCCGTGGAGATCTTAGTGAGGCAGGCAAGTCCATTGCATCCGTCGATGTTCATGGCGCAGGACCCACAAATGCCTTCACGGCAAGATCGGCGGAAAGTAAGCGACGGGTCAATTTCGTTTTTTATCTTGATGAGAGCGTCAAGAACCATGGGACCGCAGTCCTTGAGATCAATCTGGTAATCTTTGAGTTGAGGCTTGGAAGGATTGTCAGGGTTCCATCGATAGATGGAGAATGTCTTGACCTTAGAGGTATCTTGTGCCTTAGCCTTAACCTGCTGGGCTTCAGCTTCCGAAGCATGAGCTCGAGCGCGTACCAGCGTCGAGGCCAGAGCTGAGACCCTTGAAACCGCTGTGCGGAATAGACCGGTCGCCATGGCTGCTACCTCTGCAAATTCAAAcacaaagaaagggaaaaaaataaggagagaGAACGGGAGAGTACCCAGAGGAGGCGAAACAGACGGGACAGAAATAGAGAATAACGAAGGCTCTCTCTGCAGAACTCAGGTTTTGTGAAATGACAAAATCGGCCTCTAATAAAaaactctctcttttttatgtCGAGGGTATTATCGGTAGGGAAGACGAAATGAGAGGCCAAAGTTGGGTTTCGCTGGCTCCATTTGCTACCGTACGTTCAGGGCCCTAATATTGCCGTGTGGTTGTTACGTGGCGAGTTATACAC encodes:
- the LOC122670434 gene encoding succinate dehydrogenase [ubiquinone] iron-sulfur subunit 2, mitochondrial-like, which translates into the protein MATGLFRTAVSRVSALASTLVRARAHASEAEAQQVKAKAQDTSKVKTFSIYRWNPDNPSKPQLKDYQIDLKDCGPMVLDALIKIKNEIDPSLTFRRSCREGICGSCAMNIDGCNGLACLTKISTDSTSTVTPLPHMFVIKDLVVDMTNFYNQYKSIEPWLKRKNSPPVPGKEIPQSKKDRAKLDGMYECILCACCSTSCPSYWWNPESYLGPASLLHAHRWIQDSRDEYTKERLDAICDEFKLYRCHTIMNCARACPKGLNPAMQITSIKQLQLSNGI